The genomic window GGACTCAAGTTTTGCCAAAATGTTGTTGAGATAATTGAGGGATTTGATTTTAGGATCAAGGGCAGAAAAATGATTTCTGATGGTGGTTACCGTAACAATATCGAGCCCATTTTCATAAAGCGCTTTTGAATACAACTCAATCGTATCCGTGATAATGATAATCTGCGGCGTTACGCATTTGTTTGGGTCTAATCCGAGTTTCCCGACACCACGGGTAACAACGAGGCGGATATAGGAATCGGTCAGATTGTTGGCAGACATGGTTTTTTTAATCGCCTCTGCCATTTCATCCTTTGTTATGGGTATCGTAAGAGCAATTGCTTTTGCAGAATCATAGAGCCTGTCCATGTGTTGCTGCAGCATAAAAATTTTCCCATTATAGGCGCGTATTCCTTCAAACACTCCGTCTCCGTAAAGCAGCCCATGGTCAAAAACTGATATTTTGGCGTCTTCCTGAGGAAGTATTTGACCGTTTAGATAAATTTTTAAACCCATCTCTCTGATTTCTACTCCTTTCTCTCCTCACTATTCCATAATGCTTCCGTCAACAATTCTCACCACTCGTCCGGCGTGTTTCGCCATCTCTTCGTCGTGAGTAACAATTACCACGGTTTGATTCATTTTTTTATTCACGTCCCAGATCAATTCCCGGATTTCATGACCGGTCCTGGTATCCAGGTTACCCGTAGGTTCGTCACACAACAATAATTCCGGATTATTAATCAACGCCCTTATGATGGCCACCCGCTGCCTTTCACCGCCAGAGAGTTGAGAAGGCTTGTGCGTTATCCGGTCCCCCAGACCCACTTGTTTCAGCAAAGAAATCGCCCGGTCGGTCTTCCCTTTCGCCGCCGCTCCTCCTTTTAAAAACCTGCTCCCAATAAAGCAGGGCAGCAAAACATTCTCTAAGGCAGTAAAATCAGGCAGGAGATGGTAAAATTGGAAGACAAAGCCAAAAATGCAGTTTCGCATATATGCCTGTCTCTTTGCGTTTAATTCCGTAAGATTTATCCCCTTGTATAGAACGGAACCGGACGTTGGCGTATCTAAAATCCCCAGAATATGCAATAACGTGCTTTTCCCGGCGCCAGAGGCACCCACAATTACGACAATCTCACCTTTTTTAACGGCTAAATTAATCCCTCGCAAGACAGGCACAGCGCGTTCTCCATTCGTGTATTCCTTGACTAAATCTTTGGCCTGTAAGAGCGTCCCGTTATTTACAATATTCTCAGATACCATAATCATGTACAATGAACAGTCATTTTAAAATCGCAATGTGCGACTATATCACATCACCAGGTATTAGTCAATTTTTTATTTATCCCGCGCTACCCCCGCGAGTCGATGCCCTGATTGGCCAAAGCGTCCGCAATGACATTGTCCTCTCTGCGGACGTGTTGAATCTTCCATGCGGGTATCTTATCCAGTAATTTCACGAGTTCCTGATAGAGCGGGAGGATGTTTGCGCTTTTTACACGGTATGCACCATGAAGCTGCCTCACCAGGAGTTCGCTATCCGTTCTGAAAATTACCTCTTTGGCATGACAGGCAACGGCCTTCCGGGCTGCAAGTATCATGGCCTGATATTCGGCGACGTTATTCGTAGTCTCTCCAAGAAACCCGCACACCTCCTCGATAAGGTGATAATCCTTATCAAAAATGGCAACACCAATACCCGCCTTGCCCGGATTTCCTCTCGATGCGCCATCGGTGTGAATAATAAGTTTGCAAAAATCTTTTTGCCCCCGGCGTGGAAGTTCTTCGGGCGCCGAGCAAGAGTCATCCTGCCCTCTTTCTTCCGTCTGGCAAATTTCACGAAAGAATGCGTTGATCATTTCTCTGGTAACCGCGGGATTTTCCCTGATCAATTTTTCGGCATCGAGGTATTTCGATATCAACATTATGAATTCCTGTGGAGACA from Candidatus Brocadia sp. includes these protein-coding regions:
- a CDS encoding ribonuclease HI family protein, with protein sequence MGNMSPQEFIMLISKYLDAEKLIRENPAVTREMINAFFREICQTEERGQDDSCSAPEELPRRGQKDFCKLIIHTDGASRGNPGKAGIGVAIFDKDYHLIEEVCGFLGETTNNVAEYQAMILAARKAVACHAKEVIFRTDSELLVRQLHGAYRVKSANILPLYQELVKLLDKIPAWKIQHVRREDNVIADALANQGIDSRG
- the ilvE gene encoding branched-chain-amino-acid transaminase; the protein is MGLKIYLNGQILPQEDAKISVFDHGLLYGDGVFEGIRAYNGKIFMLQQHMDRLYDSAKAIALTIPITKDEMAEAIKKTMSANNLTDSYIRLVVTRGVGKLGLDPNKCVTPQIIIITDTIELYSKALYENGLDIVTVTTIRNHFSALDPKIKSLNYLNNILAKLESLEAGAGEALMLNKDGYVAECAGDNIFIFKDNVLLTPPASAGILIGITRNVVMDLAVKLGMQVKEYLMTRYDVYIADECFLTGTAAEIIPVVKIDGRVIGNGKPGKVTLELLKGYRDLTRTGN
- a CDS encoding ABC transporter ATP-binding protein; this encodes MIMVSENIVNNGTLLQAKDLVKEYTNGERAVPVLRGINLAVKKGEIVVIVGASGAGKSTLLHILGILDTPTSGSVLYKGINLTELNAKRQAYMRNCIFGFVFQFYHLLPDFTALENVLLPCFIGSRFLKGGAAAKGKTDRAISLLKQVGLGDRITHKPSQLSGGERQRVAIIRALINNPELLLCDEPTGNLDTRTGHEIRELIWDVNKKMNQTVVIVTHDEEMAKHAGRVVRIVDGSIME